A segment of the Deinococcus planocerae genome:
CTTTTCGGGCAACAGGTCACCCCACCCCTTCGCTCGGTCGAGGGCCGACCCCCGGTACACCTCCAGCGTCATACCCCATAGATAACTCAACTTATCTGCACTAAGCTCTGAACAGTGAAGATCCTCGTACCAGACGCTATTTAAACTCCATCAGCACTCCTTGTAATGCCTCACTTCCCCGGATCCTGTGGCGCATTCAGCGAGGGCTCTGCTGTTTGCTCCTCCACACACCACCGGGTGAAGCGGTAGGCTGTCCCGTTCACCTTGAGCCGCGTCGTGTGCTCCCGGCGAATGGAGTCATGAATGGATAGCCCCACCTCGACGAACCCGTGAGATTGTAGCTTGAAGAGGGCACCCGTCAACAGGCCTTGGGGAATCTGCCGCAACGGACCTGCTCCGCCCATGACATTGGCCGAGTGGCTGCGTAGCCCCAGCAGGGCTTCCACATCCTGCACGGTGAGCCGCCCACCGAAGACTGAACCGACCTCCCCGTCGTCATCCTCGCCTCCCATCAAGCCGCCACCCAGGGGAGAAGCGACGACGGCCGAGAGCACCTACAGTTCGAAAGGCATCAGGTCCAGCAACGAGCGTGAGTAGTGCTGATACTCCTCGGAGCGACTCATCCTGGTCTCCGTAGCGATCACCGTCCTCGCCAGCCGAGCGTGATGGTGAAGCTTGGCCCGAATGGTCTCCGCCTCGACGCTCCGGATGATGCAGTCGAAGGTGTCGATGAGCGCGGGCATCTCCTCCATAACCTGACGAATCTTCCAGAGAGGAAGCGCGTTGTTCTGAACGGCGCGACCGACGAGTCTGAGGAACTCCAGGAGGCGTTCGGCCTCCAATGCCTCGCGGCCCCGAATGTCTGCGCCCTCGGCCTTCTTGCCCACAAGGTAGAGCGTGACGGCTGGGATGGCATCGACAAAGAGAGAGGCAGTCAGGCTCGCAGTCAGAGGGTCCAAGCCCCGACTGACCAGAACGTTCTTGAGCACTTCCCCGCTTGCACTGGCCAGCGCGTCGTGAGCCGCCGAGCCGAGGCAACCCCCCTCTCCATCCGTCAGGGAGACGACTTCAGGGAGTCAGGCGGCCCGAGCAGTTCACCTACATCCACCCCGAGCGCGTCCGCCAGCTTCTGCATGTGATCCAGCGTCACGTTCGCCTCGCCGCGCTCGATGGCCCCAATGTACGTGCGGTGAATTCCCGCCCGCTCTCCCAATTCCTCCTGCGAGACTCGCAGCGCCTTGCGCAACCGCCGGACGTGCGCGGCGAAGCGGAGGCGGGCGGCGCTGGCAGACACCCGGCCAGCCTGCGGCACCCCTGAAAGCCGGTCTACACTCTAAACCTAGCAACTCCGGGGGAAGAGGCCGTACACTGCGCGCACGATGAGGGTGCAACAGCGTGAATTCTGGGTTCCTCCCGGACCGGTGGCTCCCACTCCCGAACGCGAGGGGTTGGGATCGGTCCTGGTCCTTCCGGGCGTCTCGCAGCTTCTCCGACGCCAGCTCACCTCACCTGCCCGCGCTCGCGGCGGCCTGCTGTTCGGCTACCAGGACGTGGACACCCTGCACGTGTTCCTGGCGAGCACGGCCGGTTCACCGGGCTGGTACGACCGGACCAGACGCGAAGTGCTGGCGGTGGACCCCCGCTTCGCGCTGGGCTGGAGCGAGGCCCTCTTCGGGCTGTGGGGCGGCCGGGTGGACTGGGTGGGCAACTGGGTCGCTCATAAGGACGGGCAGATCCGCTCGGAGGAGCGGGATCACCGCTGGTTCCGCCGCGGCCAGAAGCTGGGGTTGTTCGACGACCGTGGCGTG
Coding sequences within it:
- a CDS encoding helix-turn-helix domain-containing protein, whose translation is MSASAARLRFAAHVRRLRKALRVSQEELGERAGIHRTYIGAIERGEANVTLDHMQKLADALGVDVGELLGPPDSLKSSP